A window of Sorex araneus isolate mSorAra2 chromosome 3, mSorAra2.pri, whole genome shotgun sequence genomic DNA:
CACTTGACCAGGCAGCTGATGACGCTGGCAGGGGGCCGGGTGGTGCTGGCCCTGGAGGGAGGCCACGATCTGACCGCCATCTGTGACGCCTCTGAGGCCTGCGTCTCGGCTCTGCTGAGTGTGGAGGTGAGGGGCTcaggcggggccggcggggtgaCACGGCCGAGGGCTGTGGGGGTCCTCGTAGGTGCCGACAGTCACCGGCCACCTGGGAAGGGCTTTCtgcttgctgggctttcccagGCTTTTTCCAGGCAGTCTTGTCCCATCACaggatgtgtgtgggggtgacTGGGGGTGCTTGGCGGGGTGGGACTCGCCATCCCCTCCCGCCCGcagcctcctccttcccttccagcTCCCGCCCTTGGACGAGGCAGTCCTGCAGCAGAAGCCTAATGTCAACGCGGTGGCCACGCTCGAGAAAGTCATTGAGATCCAGAGTGCGTGGGGGACAGCTGGCCACGGTGGGGGGTAAGGGTGGGCCCCCCCATCCCGCTCCCCAGGGGTGCTTCACTGCCTGACCCCCGGCCTGCCCCCTCCTGCAGGCAAACACTGGAGCTGCGTGCAGAGGTTCGCGGCCGGCCTAGGCCGGTCCCTGCGCGAGGCCCAGGCCGGGGAGACGGAGGAGGCCGAGACTGTGAGTGCCATGGCCTTGCTGTCGGTGGGGGCCGAGCAGGCCCAGGCAGCGGCAGCGCGGGAACACAGCCCCAGGTGagggcccgcccctgcccctgcccctgcccctgcccccgcccccgctggccGGCCAGCGCCCCCCTCTGGCTCACACTCGCCCTCCTGTCCTTGTCCCCCCCCCCTGCAGGCCAGCAGAGGAGCCCATGGAGCAGGAACCGGCCCCGTGACGCTCCCGCCCATCACTCTGGGCTTCATCAttgtgattttgtttattttttctattaaaaacaaaaagtcacacATTCAACAAGTGTGCTGTGTGGGTCTCTCAGCCCTCCTCTCCTGCTCAGCCGCCtcaggccccccccccacacacacatcagctGGCTCCCTGGAGAGTGGCAGGGtgcccttcctgcctctgtggggaACCCCATGCCCACTTTCCTGACCCCCTCCTGGTCCTTGAAGCCCGGGTCAGTTCCAGGTGGGCATGGGGCCCAGACGGTGCCTTCCCGTTCAGGGGTCTCCCTGAGTGAGGAGGTTTGGTTTGTCCActgtcttgggggtggggggggggaaatgcctTAATTtcaccctcctccccgcctccagCCTTGGGGAGGGCCTGGAGGTCTCTCCACAGCTGAGTGGCCGAGGGGGCACTCGCCCTTGGTGTCGCCCTTTGCTCTTCAGTTGCCTCTCACTGCGCTCCCGACTTCCTCCTCCCCTGGGGGCAGGTGCCAGGGGAGCCCCAGGCGAGGGGCAGGGCTTTGAGGCCCGTTTTCCTCCCCGGGTCTAGAGCCCGGAGGGGCCCCCCAAAGTAGCCTCTCCACCTTCCTGCGGGGCTCCCTGTCCCTCTGCTGGCAggacctgggggcggggggagaaggtgGTCCCTGCAGGGGGGCTCCGGGCTGGTGCGAGCCCCCCTGCTGTTCAGGACCAGACTTCCCCAGCCACCCAGTGTGCTGCGGGCAGAGGGGCACGGCCCGCCCCGTCCTGAGGCCCCTGGCTCGGAAGCTGGGGCACGGCCAGGGCCACTCTAGGGGCAGCGCCCCGGGGCAGGCCTCCCTGGAGCTTCTCTTTCTCCAGTGCTCCTTGCTGACCATGGCCCAGGAGAGCGGAAACCAGGGGGAGGCTGGGCATTGCCCTTGCTCTGCCCCAGGGGGTCCCACAAGCCCCAGCCCCGTTTCCAGGACGGGAGGGGTGCTATCCTGCCTGGGGAGCAACCAAAGATGGGCAGCAGCTCCCCAGGGGCCGAGTCTTCCACCCTGTCCTTccttgctcccccacccccgactctgtTTACATATCCATTCTCCCCCATGGGGGCCTGcctgagcagggctgagggacCCGGGGCACGGGCAGAGGGCCCCACAGTCCGTCTGGCGGACAGAGCACTGTGCGCGAGTGTCTGGTGTGTTGTTCATGTTCTCGATCTTCCTGAGGCCAGGCCGGGGCGAGGTGAGGGCAGCCCCGTCCACATGCTGCTTCCAGCTGAGCCCCCGCCGGCACCCCCGCGGCCCCACCTCTCCTGTATGCCCCCTCCTTGCTTTGTCTCCCTGGCTATGGATTTCGGCTGCGTGTTTTGTAACCCACTACCCTGTGTGTCGTTGTGTAAATAAACTGGTTTCTGGCAGTGCCTTCTGGGGCCCATGTCTGTTTTCGGGGCTCCCTTACTCCACCACTTGGCCCCCAAAATGAAtctgtttcagggctggagcgacagcacagcgggtagggcgtttgccttgcacgcagccgacccgggttcgattcccagcatcccatatggtaacccgAGCAccccctggagtaattcctgagtgcagagccaggagtaacccctgtgcatcgccaggtgtgacacaaaagaggaaaaaaaaatctgtttttccaggggctggagcaatagcacagccggtagggcgtttgccttgcacgcggccgacccgggttcgattcccagcatcccatatggtcccccgagcaccccctggagtaattcctgagtgcatgagtcaggagtaagccctgtgtattgctgggtgtgacctcccccccaaaaaaatctgtttcggggctggaaagatagcacagcgggtagggcgtttgccttgcacgcggccgacccgggttcaaatcccagaatcccatatggtcccctgagcacggccaggggtaattcctgagtgcagagccaagagtaacccctgtgcatcgccaggtgtgacccaaaaagcaaaaaaaaaaaaaaaaaaaaaaaaatctgtttctccAGCACCCTGGCCTAGTCCGTCCATTTGGGTTATTATGGAGGCGTGAGGTAAGTTACCTGTATCTCCCAGGACCTGTGGGAGTGGGTGGAGGGGCACATGGGTGGtgcacaggccaggccaggcatgcaggaggctggggccGGATCCCTAGTGCTGCCAGATATGCCCCAGGTGGCTCCTGAGAACTGCATCACCAGGCCTTGAGACAGTTTTTCTGGAAGCAGGCCCTggattcccccagcactgcctgtgaaACTCCTGTGAAAAACAGGGATTTAACCgggtgtgtgtggaggtgagcaacagcacagtggggagggcgcttgccttgcacaaggccaacccgaattccatcccagcatcccatgtggtcccccacgtaccaccagaagtgattcctgagtgtaaaaccaggagtatcccctgagcatcgccaggtgtgacccaaaaaaaaaacaaaaatagggatTGGGGAGACAGTTCCAGAATTAGAGACATGTGACAACCCtagtttaatctctggtaccgcatgccccaccccctaccccccaggcactgccaggtgtagctctggAGTGTCCTGAGggtccctgggcacctccagggtgACCCAGGTGGTTTCTGGCACAGCAGGGCCCGAGGATGTGACACAGCTGGGCCGCCACACGGAATCAGGTCGGTTACGCTGAGGCTGCCAGGACGGGCCccaggagccctgggcactgcttgggaggccttcCCTGCCCAGGCCTCTCCGGGCTAGGGATGTCTCTGTCGAGTGTGGGCCTGGCACGCCTGAGTCCTGGGTTTCACTTCCAGTACTCGGGAGACAGAAACgcagggcagggagatggctcagcagGCGGGAGCACCAGCTCGCCTGCAGGCGCCCAGGCTCCACCACCGGCACTGCCTGGGCCCCTGAGCCACGTcgggcgtggcccccaagccaaccaATAAAAACCAAGGGCAAGGGCACATGCCCGTCAAGTCTCAGGCCTTGCGctggaccccagcacccccaggctgGAGCTTCGAGGCCATCAGGGCGTCCCTGGGAGGGCTCCCCCAGACCCTTCCCCGCTATTTAAAATACCGAAAAGGAGTAAGAAGTGTGAAGGGCTTTATTGGGGCTGCGCTCAGCCCCTCACAGTGTCAAGGGACCCCCCCCACTGTGTGTCCTGGGGTGGCGGGACGGAGAGCAGGGCGAAGTCACGCCCCGCCCCCAAGGGAGGGCCAAGACCAGGTGGCTGGTGGGAGAAGCGTGCGAGGGGGTGCTGGTGGGCGGGGGTGTCTCTCTCGGAGTGCCGGTCGGAGGGAGTGTTGGCTtcggggcgggaggggccccgCGTCAGGAAGAACGGATCGGGGGCAGCTCCTGGGCACTGAGCGAGTACACGACCCAGGGCACCAGGGCGAGGACCAGGCAGGGCCACAGCGTGTacttgagaaaattgaagatGTAGAAGAGGCTGATCTGCGGCGGGTGGCCCAGCCAGTGAAGTGGGATCAGCAGCCCCATGGACAGCAGGAGACAGGCGCTCTTCTGGCTGCTGTCCAGGTACACCCGCCGCACCTCGGCGTAGCAGGGCGAGTGCAGGGCGATGCCCAGGCCCAGCACGGCGCCCGCGTCGCGGCTCAGGGAGGCAAAGGGCCGGCTGTCGATGTGCACCCACTCGGGCCGCTCGCACCACTTGGTCGCCAGGTCGATGGACCTGCGGGGAGGACGGGTGTGCCCCGAGGGAGGGTCTCCTGGAATCCGAGGGGCCCCGCCCCCATGTTCTGCCCTGCCATCCGGAGGGGGCATAGTAGCCAACAGGTGCTCTGTCCTCCCGAGCGGCCGGGAACCTGAGATCCTGGCGGGCCGGGGTGCGGGAGAGGCAGGGCTGCCGGGGCGCCAGGGTGGGACTTACCAAGACACGTCCAGGCCCAGCGAGAGGAGGAACCAGTAGATGATGCTGGCACCCAGCAAGAGGGCCAGCGAGGTCAGCCCGTAGAAGCTCAGCTCCCGCTCCACAGGGACGCGGCGGGACATCAGCCagcccagggccacacctagGCCAGCGGACAGAGCAGCAGCGTCAGGGATGTGGGGATATATGTGAACCCCGGaggcgcagtgcaccttggcagAACAACCGATGCAGGCGGGGCCTTGGCAGCCCGACAGGAAGAGGAGACTGCTCCCTCACTGCCACGAGCACCCTCGGGtccaccctgtcccctctgtGCTCACCAGCGATCCAACCAGCCAAAACCTGGTGAGGGAAGTGCGCCAAGAGGAAGACCCGGGATATGCCGACGGCCAGTAACAAGCCGCAGTAGGCCAGCAGCGGCGTCTTCCTGGGCCAGAACCTGGAGCCAGATGCAGACATTCAGGCGGGGCTCCCACAAGTTCCCCTCGCATCCCAGGTCCCCAGAACTCCAGCAACCTGGTGCCTTTCTGCTGAGCCTCTCAGGGCTTAGGGAGCACCCGGCGCCGGCCACCCCGCTCCCCACGTGCGCGACGTTGGGGTGTACCTGTTGGTCTGCGTGGCCACATGGGAAGAGACGGCCGTCATGATGGGCCACAGGGCGGCTCCTGTGATCATGCAGTGTCCGGAAGGGCTGCCTGCCGGAGCAGCGGATGGCTGAGCAGTGCTCTCCCTCCCCGCGCGGGGCCCGCGCCCCCTCAGTCCTGCTCAATTCTGAACCCGGGGCTCTAGCCCTGTCAGCTGCCCCTACCCCCATCCTAGTGGCCTGACACCCCACCCGTGACACCTGGGGCCGCTGCTCGGCCGCCTGCTCCGCCTTCCTGGGCCTGGCTTTAGTCTCTGGGCCGCTTCCCCAGAGGAAGGGCCTGGATTGGGGCCGCCCGGACTGAAAAGTCTCTCCCATCCTCACTGGAACTCTGAGCCCTCTGGGAAAGGGGGGTTTGAGGCGTCACACCTGGGCCGGTTTCACAAGAAGAGGGGTACTGGTGAACCCGGGCCGGGTCCTGGCCGTAGTGCCCTGACTCGTAGATCCACCAAAAGGGCCGGTCTCCAAACAGAAGCCTGGAAGAGAACAGGAGAGAGATGGCAGGCGGCCCGGAGATGCCCGCATGGACTCCGGACGGCGCCATTACCCTGcatggcaccccccacccccccaccccgggagaaAGCGTGCTAgtcgtcattgttactgtttttttctggtttgggggccacacctggcgatgctcaggagttagcctgactctgcacgcaggaggaatcgctcctggcggtgctcagtggaccctacggaatgccggggattgaacccaggtggggattgaacccaggtcagctgaatgcaaagcaagcaccttccccgctgtactgtttctctggcacCGAGAGCATGCTCTTTATCTGCCTGTTCTATCACTGCTCTGGGAGCTGCACCTGGCCACAGCGGGGGCAAGTGGGGTGAAGGGACCTAAACCTAGGGCCTTGCACGTAAGCTATGTACTGTGTCACTTCAGTTACATCCCTGGCCCTCTTAGAGCACACTGGAGcaattaatatgaaataaactggttatatgcctgccaagggggcaggctggggggctgggaggggaggtggggaccTCAGTGGAGTGAAGGGGACACTGGTAGTTTAGGATTGGTgttgcctgaaacaactctgttatgaacaactttgtatatcacagtttctttttttttttttctttttgggtcatacctggcaatgcacaggggtcactcctggctctgcactcaggaattacccctggtggtgctcgggggaccatatgggatgctgggaatcgaacccgaacggccgcgtgcaaggcaaatgccctacccgctgtgctattgctccagcccaaatcacaATTTCTTAAGCAAAATCAATGTAAAGAAAAGCTTTAAGTGATACCTGAAGGGGCTAGAGCGAAAGTACAATGgacagggctcttaccttgcatatagccaacccagctttgatcccgggcaccataTAGGCCCCTaagcaggagtaagacctgaatgtTGCTGGGTCTAGCCCCCAAATCaagccaaaccaaaaataatagctGGGTAgtaccaggaatggcccctaagcactgtttaGGAAGAGCCCCTCACATTTTTGTAGGGGCATTTTTAAGTAACAGGAGGCTGAGGATATGTAGCTCAGCAGTAATGAGCATAACTTGTTTAGGTGAGTTCCTGGGTACacactacacagacacacacatacagagcaaTAAGGAGGCATGAGATGTACGTGCCTGTGTAAGCATGTACTCATGTGTAAATTGCATGCATGGCACATGCCCTGAAATATCAGATACTCTTAACCCTTCCATTGCAGGACCAGCTTAAaaccctgccctctccctccccaacctTTCAGTTTGCCCCATTCTCTATTTTCCAAATTCCAATCTGAATTACTCTCCCCAGAATTTAGCTAAATCTATAATGAGGAATGGGAGGGACTgaagagagtatggggattaaataaagcacagcgggtagggcatttgccttgcacgcggcagacccgggttcgattcctctgtccctctcagagagcccggcaagctatggagagtatccctcctgcacagcacagcctggcaaactacccatggcgtattcgatatgccaaaaacagtaacaacaagtctaacaatagagacattactggtgcccgcttgagcaaatcgatgcacaaccgggacgacagtgctacagcgttcTGCATAAGCTAATCTGgattctgatccctggcaccacatatggtttctgagcactgagaggggtcactcctgagcacagctggaataGCCCCatagtactgctgggtgtgtccgcccctctccaaaaaaattCAACAACTACAAATTCCCCTGgccttgggccagaaagatagtacaactaATAGGGAGAGTGAACAATAACCCAGGACCACATACATCCCATTAGAAGTGACGCCtatgggggtggagcaatagtatagtgggtagtgtgcttgccttgcatgcagctgaactgggtttgatccctggcatcccatatggtccctggagcaccgccaggggtaattcctgagtgcagagcctggggaaacccctgagcactgccagatgcgctcaaaaacaaacaaacaaacaaaaaaattaaaaattagggccggagtgatagtacagcaggtagggcgtttgccttgcatgcggccgacctgggttcgatccccggcatcccatatagtccaccaagcaccaccaggagtaattcctgagtgcatgaatcaggagtaCCTGTTttttggatgtgacccaaaaagccaaaaaaaaaaaaatttgagaaggcagctgggatagagaagggatagacaagtcaatgatggttggaaggatcgctcaggatgggagatgtgtgctgaaagtagccaaaggaccaaacatgatggcctctcagtatctgtattacaaaccataatgccccaaagtagagagagagtaagaaggaaattgtctgccatagaagcagggtgtgggat
This region includes:
- the G6PC3 gene encoding glucose-6-phosphatase 3 codes for the protein MECMLGFGIDMAETLQNRLSWLENFWLFATVLGDPKILFLFYFPAAYYTSRRVGIALLWIGLLTEWLNLVFKWLLFGDRPFWWIYESGHYGQDPARVHQYPSSCETGPGSPSGHCMITGAALWPIMTAVSSHVATQTNRFWPRKTPLLAYCGLLLAVGISRVFLLAHFPHQVLAGWIAGVALGWLMSRRVPVERELSFYGLTSLALLLGASIIYWFLLSLGLDVSWSIDLATKWCERPEWVHIDSRPFASLSRDAGAVLGLGIALHSPCYAEVRRVYLDSSQKSACLLLSMGLLIPLHWLGHPPQISLFYIFNFLKYTLWPCLVLALVPWVVYSLSAQELPPIRSS